In Deltaproteobacteria bacterium, a single genomic region encodes these proteins:
- a CDS encoding YdeI/OmpD-associated family protein encodes MATPRSRSATRKAAEPTANAGKPAEPVESFTDAAAFDRWLAAHHGTSGPILLKLGKGGHPPHLTYAEALDVALAWGWIDSQKRALDDTAWLQRFGPRRAGGPWSKINVAKAQALIDSGRMRPPGLAQVQRAQADGRWHAAYDSPKAARVPDDLQAALAKSAKAARLFATLDGTNRFAILHRVQTAKRPETRTRRIAQFVEMLARGDVPYPDRLPAKSRR; translated from the coding sequence ATGGCCACGCCACGATCTCGCTCCGCGACCCGCAAGGCCGCCGAACCCACCGCCAACGCCGGCAAGCCGGCAGAACCCGTCGAGAGCTTCACCGATGCGGCGGCGTTCGATCGCTGGCTGGCGGCCCACCACGGCACCAGTGGGCCGATCCTCCTCAAGCTCGGGAAGGGCGGTCATCCACCGCACCTCACGTACGCCGAGGCGCTCGACGTCGCGCTGGCGTGGGGGTGGATCGACAGCCAGAAGCGTGCGCTCGACGACACTGCGTGGCTGCAGCGCTTCGGACCGCGGCGCGCGGGTGGACCGTGGTCGAAGATCAACGTCGCCAAGGCGCAGGCGCTGATCGACTCCGGCCGCATGCGTCCGCCTGGGCTCGCGCAGGTGCAGCGCGCCCAGGCCGATGGTCGCTGGCACGCCGCGTACGACTCACCGAAGGCGGCGCGCGTGCCTGACGATCTGCAGGCGGCGCTGGCGAAGAGCGCGAAGGCGGCGCGCCTGTTCGCGACGTTGGATGGCACCAACCGCTTCGCGATCCTGCATCGGGTGCAGACCGCGAAGCGACCCGAGACCCGCACGCGACGCATCGCGCAGTTCGTCGAGATGCTCGCGCGCGGGGACGTGCCGTACCCCGACCGGCTGCCCGCCAAGTCCCGCCGATAG
- a CDS encoding TolC family protein → MSATSLVLALVLAAPAPGPVPPPDDGAHFDRSGRALSFDEAIGLSEQLPSTKIRAQAVRERELGDRRISGTIAQPQIWLQPGVRLLPREAQAFTPQAMITQTWSLGRLGSARRKAAKAERTAMASELSARQLAHRLEAARTWIDLHTAQRELELARHEGDVAIEWVARAEAALRAELILAPDVAEARAYAAEVRSRHLELEGRVHDLGLQLARDVGEDPWRPLVADGATPDPRLPDEAEIARRFADVGELPEVQALRLAAVAKRAYAVESRAQYRGSQLTLGGQIDRDERDGFLAYGIVALSVPTRGAGVRQHGEIMSEVHRLEAEAADTQRALSSRLATTLHDLHHTQVVVENLGGALLPELRAAATAHEKARDVGEGTVFELFSARRRVLAAENALVAAEGAQTWARLQTWLLLAELEAPR, encoded by the coding sequence GTGTCCGCCACGTCCCTGGTGCTCGCCCTCGTGCTCGCCGCTCCCGCCCCGGGGCCGGTGCCACCGCCCGACGACGGCGCCCACTTCGATCGCAGCGGCCGCGCGCTCTCCTTCGACGAGGCGATCGGGCTCAGCGAGCAGCTGCCGTCGACGAAGATCCGCGCGCAGGCGGTGCGCGAGCGAGAGCTCGGCGATCGCCGGATCTCCGGCACCATCGCGCAGCCGCAGATCTGGCTGCAGCCCGGTGTGCGGCTGCTCCCCCGCGAAGCCCAAGCGTTCACGCCGCAGGCGATGATCACCCAGACGTGGAGCCTCGGTCGCCTCGGTAGCGCGCGCCGCAAGGCCGCGAAGGCGGAGCGCACGGCGATGGCGTCGGAGCTGAGCGCTCGCCAGCTCGCCCACCGCCTCGAGGCAGCGCGCACGTGGATCGATCTGCACACCGCGCAGCGCGAGCTCGAGCTGGCCCGCCACGAGGGTGACGTCGCGATCGAGTGGGTCGCGCGGGCCGAGGCTGCGCTCCGCGCGGAGCTGATCCTCGCCCCCGACGTCGCCGAGGCCCGCGCGTACGCGGCCGAGGTGCGCTCGCGTCACCTCGAGCTCGAGGGCCGCGTCCACGATCTCGGACTGCAGCTGGCGCGCGACGTCGGCGAGGACCCGTGGCGGCCGCTCGTCGCCGACGGCGCTACGCCCGATCCGCGACTACCCGACGAGGCCGAGATCGCCCGGCGATTCGCCGACGTCGGCGAGCTCCCCGAGGTCCAGGCGCTCCGGCTCGCCGCGGTGGCCAAGCGCGCCTACGCGGTCGAGAGCCGCGCGCAGTACCGTGGCAGTCAGCTGACGCTCGGCGGCCAGATCGATCGCGACGAGCGCGACGGATTCCTCGCCTACGGCATCGTCGCGCTGTCGGTGCCGACCCGCGGCGCGGGCGTGCGACAGCACGGCGAGATCATGAGCGAGGTCCATCGCCTCGAGGCCGAAGCCGCCGACACCCAGCGCGCGCTGTCCTCGCGACTGGCGACCACGCTCCACGATCTGCACCACACGCAGGTGGTGGTCGAGAACCTGGGTGGCGCGCTGCTGCCCGAGCTGCGGGCGGCCGCCACCGCCCACGAGAAGGCCCGCGACGTCGGCGAAGGCACGGTGTTCGAGCTGTTCTCGGCACGACGTCGCGTGCTCGCGGCCGAGAACGCCCTGGTGGCGGCCGAGGGCGCGCAGACGTGGGCGCGACTGCAGACGTGGTTGCTGCTGGCCGAGCTGGAGGCGCCGCGATGA
- a CDS encoding efflux RND transporter periplasmic adaptor subunit: MIRRLALASLLGGCTQPWTPPPTADTAHESSARSPWVAVVAPSDPSLTELAAEVVGDASSRSQISVTYPSKVTAIRVRVGDSVHAGDVLVDVLVPELVRAQATAASAAERIELQRKRIDQLDALRGEGLVGGRELFDLRATLAELEAQRREAQAIVTGAGIGERGAVYERGVLRLRAPADGTVTGIEAVVGEMHDAATGPLISLARDSDARIEVHATQPLPPGASLKFAMPDGREVELAATPVAQVVDPSDGSLRLWFDPATRTPLPHGVRGHVLIHAVQGGALQVPERAIAWQDGRMVVFARDGEGVRPVPVEVVGRSGSSALVRGELALGEQVAGDGAAWITPVEDE, from the coding sequence ATGATCCGCCGCCTCGCGCTCGCAAGCCTGCTCGGCGGCTGCACCCAGCCATGGACGCCACCGCCGACGGCAGACACCGCCCACGAGAGCTCGGCGCGCAGCCCGTGGGTCGCGGTGGTCGCACCCAGCGATCCCAGCCTCACCGAGCTCGCCGCGGAGGTCGTCGGTGACGCGAGCTCGCGCTCGCAGATCTCTGTGACGTATCCCAGCAAGGTGACGGCGATTCGCGTGCGCGTGGGCGATTCGGTCCACGCCGGCGACGTGTTGGTCGACGTGTTGGTGCCCGAACTGGTGCGCGCGCAGGCCACCGCGGCCTCGGCCGCCGAGCGCATCGAGCTCCAGCGCAAGCGCATCGATCAGCTCGACGCGCTGCGCGGTGAGGGGCTGGTCGGCGGGCGAGAGCTGTTCGATCTGCGCGCGACCCTGGCCGAGCTCGAGGCGCAGCGCCGCGAGGCCCAGGCCATCGTCACGGGTGCGGGCATCGGCGAGCGCGGAGCGGTCTACGAGCGTGGGGTGTTGCGCCTGCGCGCGCCGGCCGACGGCACGGTCACCGGCATCGAGGCCGTGGTCGGCGAGATGCACGACGCCGCCACCGGCCCGCTGATCTCGCTGGCCCGCGACTCCGACGCGCGCATCGAGGTCCACGCGACGCAACCACTGCCCCCCGGTGCGTCGCTGAAGTTCGCGATGCCCGACGGTCGCGAGGTCGAGCTCGCCGCGACCCCGGTGGCGCAAGTCGTCGATCCGAGCGACGGCAGCCTCCGGCTATGGTTCGATCCGGCCACGCGCACGCCGCTGCCCCACGGCGTGCGCGGACACGTGCTGATCCACGCGGTGCAAGGCGGCGCGCTGCAGGTGCCCGAGCGCGCGATCGCATGGCAGGACGGGCGAATGGTGGTGTTCGCCCGCGACGGCGAGGGCGTGCGACCGGTCCCGGTCGAGGTCGTGGGTCGATCGGGCAGCTCGGCGCTGGTGCGCGGCGAGCTCGCGCTCGGTGAGCAGGTCGCCGGCGACGGCGCAGCCTGGATCACACCCGTGGAGGACGAGTGA